A window from Centropristis striata isolate RG_2023a ecotype Rhode Island chromosome 4, C.striata_1.0, whole genome shotgun sequence encodes these proteins:
- the LOC131970493 gene encoding uncharacterized protein LOC131970493: MSESSSGVNTLSGSFPKSHSSQYSDLGVTRRTPLSVDQSPDSGLVATPLPSNRFRFVSWNRLEQCDVTGDQLTCPRVREGPSDEELFELLREGDDVCLERGRRRRREEEGQRWEDRLQENWENCLELNLSYQDLGDPFQQENFLRILCRLIRVEKLQLVDNSLTNLSSIRLPRCRMLNLHRNHLVCLRQLPKLPAVEHLCLSENAIGSLGGLGALGNSPLRSLNLTHNPVTFTQDYRARVFLCLPKLEILDGIPKLPEDSLLTRLQFPETTRMCSIL, from the exons ATGTCAGAAAG TTCTTCAGGTGTGAATACTCTCAGTGGCAGTTTCCCCAAATCCCACTCGTCCCAGTACTCAGACCTCGGGGTTACACGTCGCACACCTCTCTCTGTGGACCAGAGTCCTGATTCTGGACTTGTAGCTACACCT CTTCCATCAAATCGGTTCCGGTTTGTGTCGTGGAATCGCCTGGAGCAGTGTGATGTTACGGGTGACCAGCTGACCTGCCCCAGGGTCAGAGAAG GGCCATCAGACGAGGAGCTGTTTGAGCTGCTGAGAGAGGGGGATGATGTATGtttggagagagggaggagaagaaggagagaggaggaaggacaACGTTGGGAGGATAGACTGCAAGAGAATTGGGAAAACTGTCTG GAGTTAAATCTGTCCTACCAGGACTTGGGTGACCCCTTCCAGCAAGAGAATTTCCTCCGGATCCTCTGCCGGTTGATCCGCGTGGAGAAACTACAGCTGGTTGACAACTCCCTCACAAACCTAAGTTCTATACGTCTGCCAAG GTGCAGAATGCTAAACCTGCACCGTAACCACCTGGTGTGTCTCCGTCAGCTGCCAAAGCTCCCAGCAGTGGAGcacctctgtctgtctgagaaTGCCATCGGCTCCCTGGGGGGACTGGGAGCTCTGGGGAACAGCCCGCTCCGCTCCCTCAACCTGACCCACAACCCAGTGACCTTCACTCAGGACTACCGTGCACG TGTTTTCCTCTGTTTGCCAAAGTTAGAGATCCTGGATGGAATCCCCAAGCTGCCAGAAGACTCTCTGCTCACTAGACTACAGTTCCCAGAAACCACCAGGATGTGCAGCATTTTATGA